One window from the genome of Kaistella carnis encodes:
- the traK gene encoding conjugative transposon protein TraK, protein MLVKNIEQKIKINKAVSIASILFSVVIVIVGFVFAYQLIKDSRKSLYVIDNGVPILIKQTDELLNRPVEYKSQVELFHRLFFTLAPDDRYIKENVEKSLYLIDDSGKKEYTNLREKGFYNQIISGNSLVTVRADSIKMDLPGKKFIYYGTQMINRKNSLIMRKLITEGNFEDMIRSPNNPHGVLLRNWRILDNSELSNKAKSNY, encoded by the coding sequence ATGCTCGTAAAAAACATAGAACAAAAAATCAAAATAAATAAAGCGGTGTCGATAGCCTCAATTCTGTTTTCGGTTGTAATCGTGATTGTGGGATTTGTTTTCGCCTATCAGTTGATAAAGGATTCTAGAAAATCTCTTTACGTGATTGATAATGGTGTGCCGATTTTGATCAAACAAACCGACGAACTTTTAAATCGTCCCGTAGAATACAAATCTCAAGTCGAATTATTTCACAGGTTATTTTTCACACTTGCACCGGACGATAGATACATTAAGGAAAATGTTGAAAAATCGTTGTATTTGATTGATGATAGTGGAAAGAAGGAATACACCAATTTAAGAGAAAAAGGTTTTTACAATCAAATAATATCCGGAAACTCACTTGTTACTGTTCGTGCTGATTCTATAAAAATGGATCTGCCAGGTAAAAAATTCATCTACTACGGCACTCAAATGATCAATCGAAAAAATAGTTTAATCATGAGAAAATTGATTACTGAAGGGAATTTTGAGGATATGATCAGAAGTCCGAATAATCCACATGGTGTGTTATTGAGAAATTGGAGGATTTTAGATAATAGTGAGTTATCCAACAAAGCAAAATCAAACTACTAA
- the traN gene encoding conjugative transposon protein TraN, producing the protein MIKNSITNLICCLFFLSTASIFAQTEIAEKRVTDLTNLEISKGISLHIISPEPIQFVDLSTNNLTGDLPAENIARIKITDILESDSAATKKNIDLNNLGVITIVCQSFMAQYKINYLDFERKAVTNIQIQPEDMQPLEYPKLAFSSTELQKFSLDILRKKLVGKPIREVINLKLTMQINNVYVVNDYIFLDMTFLNSTNLGYDIDAIKFSVEDKKIYKATNNQSITLEPIYQLYRQKEFKKNYRNIYVFKKFTYPNSKVMKIRLLEEQLSGRAIEMKVKYSDILNADTF; encoded by the coding sequence ATGATTAAAAATTCAATAACAAACCTCATTTGCTGTCTGTTTTTTCTTTCAACAGCAAGCATTTTTGCCCAAACTGAAATAGCAGAAAAAAGGGTTACAGATCTTACCAATCTGGAAATTTCAAAAGGAATAAGTCTGCATATTATTTCACCGGAACCAATACAATTTGTGGATTTGTCCACTAATAATTTAACAGGAGATCTACCTGCAGAAAATATTGCAAGAATCAAAATTACTGATATTTTAGAATCAGATTCTGCTGCAACTAAAAAGAATATTGATCTCAATAATTTGGGTGTGATTACAATTGTTTGCCAATCTTTTATGGCACAATACAAAATAAATTATTTGGATTTTGAAAGGAAAGCAGTTACAAATATTCAAATTCAACCCGAAGATATGCAGCCTCTTGAATATCCAAAACTGGCATTTTCAAGTACAGAATTGCAAAAGTTTTCACTAGATATTTTGCGAAAAAAATTGGTAGGTAAACCAATTCGGGAAGTGATAAATTTAAAATTGACGATGCAAATCAACAACGTTTATGTGGTTAATGATTACATCTTTTTAGACATGACTTTTTTAAATTCTACCAATCTGGGATATGATATAGATGCAATAAAATTTTCAGTAGAAGACAAGAAAATTTACAAAGCAACAAACAATCAAAGTATCACACTCGAGCCCATTTATCAATTGTACCGTCAAAAAGAATTTAAAAAGAATTACCGCAATATTTATGTGTTCAAAAAATTCACTTATCCAAATAGTAAGGTGATGAAGATCCGTTTGCTGGAAGAACAACTGTCTGGCAGAGCCATAGAAATGAAAGTGAAGTATTCTGACATTTTGAACGCAGATACCTTTTAA
- the traM gene encoding conjugative transposon protein TraM, with amino-acid sequence MDIKKINFKQPKYIFPLILLPVIIFLGFQTTKYMAKDKSTAETSQDLSLNLGETQDSILSKNAAYDDLFERGDGRSMLDGMDKDKDSLQNYSDNLDYKQKRYIDSLKIVRSLNSGANGNVGNESYYKQKSQNNSDEKDFQRSAEMMRILNNQSSGNDINGNSSSATQNNFRSAKNEVENDPVKMLKKQMLMMDSLEKAKDPEYQSALAAENKLKRNKEKMTAFLNSTLRVDKSSLNPSFNSIAKKNGDNFIKAVIDENTKGYLGSRIRFRLLEEINVGKHKINKGTILYGQISGFSMQRVNLNVISILKDGNILPVNLSVFDMDGMQGLYVPQSDFREMLREMGSNSVQGTQMDSGGESFFTSLFSSLFSSTSKTISNMIRQNKAKLKYNSYIYLINDKELKKNNND; translated from the coding sequence ATGGACATTAAGAAAATTAATTTTAAACAGCCAAAATATATTTTCCCACTGATTCTTTTGCCGGTTATTATTTTTCTTGGTTTTCAGACTACAAAATACATGGCTAAAGACAAATCAACGGCGGAAACTTCGCAGGATCTCTCATTGAATTTAGGTGAAACTCAAGATTCTATTTTATCTAAAAATGCGGCATATGATGATCTGTTTGAAAGAGGTGACGGAAGATCAATGCTGGATGGAATGGATAAAGACAAAGATAGTTTGCAAAATTATTCTGATAATCTGGATTATAAGCAGAAGCGATATATAGATTCATTAAAAATTGTAAGAAGTCTGAATAGTGGCGCAAATGGTAATGTTGGGAACGAATCCTATTACAAACAAAAGTCCCAAAATAATTCTGATGAAAAAGACTTTCAGCGTTCCGCGGAAATGATGAGAATACTGAATAATCAGAGTAGTGGAAATGATATTAATGGAAATAGTAGTTCAGCCACTCAAAATAATTTCCGATCAGCGAAAAACGAGGTTGAAAATGATCCTGTTAAAATGTTGAAAAAGCAAATGCTCATGATGGATTCATTAGAAAAAGCAAAAGATCCGGAATATCAATCAGCCCTTGCCGCAGAGAATAAATTGAAAAGAAATAAAGAAAAAATGACTGCATTTCTTAATTCAACATTGAGGGTAGATAAATCTTCACTTAATCCAAGTTTTAATTCAATCGCTAAAAAGAACGGCGACAATTTTATTAAAGCGGTGATAGATGAAAATACCAAAGGCTATTTGGGAAGTAGAATTCGATTTAGATTACTTGAAGAGATAAATGTAGGAAAGCACAAAATTAATAAAGGAACAATCCTGTACGGACAGATTTCAGGCTTCTCAATGCAAAGGGTAAATCTAAATGTGATTTCAATTTTAAAAGACGGAAATATTTTACCAGTCAATCTCTCTGTTTTTGATATGGACGGAATGCAGGGACTTTACGTTCCACAAAGTGACTTCCGGGAAATGCTTCGCGAGATGGGAAGTAATTCCGTGCAGGGAACTCAAATGGATAGTGGTGGAGAAAGTTTTTTCACGAGCCTGTTCTCTAGTTTATTCAGTTCTACTTCGAAAACGATTTCCAATATGATTCGGCAAAATAAAGCAAAACTAAAATACAATTCTTACATCTATCTGATCAATGACAAAGAACTTAAAAAAAATAACAATGATTAA
- a CDS encoding JAB domain-containing protein encodes MSITLDVGKYNENKESPGFQKMDFESIDEAIANLEFMKMGFNYFKNGESLKVRLEEGSKVHLIDYDAVVPINELRQELYEKYDKNLGQDEQQIQTDNTAEKKKLSANSNFAFEEDETTHYAKTSSGEKLPFKLFNAGDTGAGSNLLREPQDSLQSTDFALIERRFAENKSLQLFGNEKITSVDDVAWLFKSLENEAVEHAFLVYDFKDKGYFVQHISTGTFDAAFVDNRLMIGNVLEVNPSSITLVHNHPSGNLKVSKADIDCIRKLRAALDDSDIIVNDGVIINLRSGQYVVFNEIFEDKMAMKSNPNAFQEIQPYSFSKQVLVENYQPEKITSSADIAKFITSQKFGVSDKTEMLIINNQLNIVGKFIMPPENQVGFIIGKVAKFGGNKCILYGNNITPEEVNKYNEKLQFSNIEILDGLKFKSENGRKMYDSFADSGLINSVSNKLGTTNEAEVKYTSKPEEIKLSLLDKIKIPKSEAYKGFVKELKESSPEFFFRDGERVFTAQEKKFQLYYSQNQKKILSEDPFRLSELSSDDSLTKSFSIKTIPEVLKNLKNISFSENQTYTLTEGKGMKKFFISSPEDLKSAIDFLSNRQSTIHITINNNNLKSEIMENKEFDQVDYLQNQLKYLGFGESEKFHKDLKAGIDSVENQFELKTSSDRASLGNEVDFTLKFNKTESGGVFLNSYKAVLNNDKGEEISQNFKVNRENTFTAKEAVNLLEGRSVKIEFTNPKTEQLEPAFVKLNFAEPKSENGNYNFQNFYKNYGVDTDQIVEKSNLIFDKPEYRESTIKSLEKGNVVKVKFEIDDNVVEGKAVLNPQYKNLSIYDNEMNRINTNKPLEGLENDNKHDKGNVKEQSIKR; translated from the coding sequence ATGAGTATCACTTTAGACGTTGGAAAATACAATGAAAATAAGGAATCACCTGGTTTTCAGAAAATGGATTTTGAATCTATAGATGAAGCGATTGCTAATCTTGAATTTATGAAAATGGGGTTCAATTATTTTAAAAATGGCGAATCTCTGAAAGTGAGGTTGGAGGAAGGAAGCAAAGTGCACCTGATTGATTATGATGCTGTGGTGCCAATTAATGAACTGCGACAGGAATTGTATGAAAAGTATGATAAAAATTTAGGACAAGATGAACAACAAATTCAGACGGATAATACAGCAGAGAAAAAGAAATTATCGGCAAACTCGAATTTTGCATTTGAGGAGGATGAAACTACGCATTATGCGAAAACATCCTCGGGAGAAAAATTACCCTTTAAACTTTTTAACGCCGGCGATACTGGTGCCGGATCCAATTTATTACGGGAACCACAAGATTCTCTTCAATCCACAGATTTTGCATTAATAGAACGACGGTTTGCAGAAAATAAATCATTGCAGTTATTCGGAAATGAAAAAATTACAAGTGTAGATGATGTAGCGTGGCTTTTTAAATCTTTGGAAAATGAAGCCGTTGAGCACGCATTTTTAGTTTATGATTTCAAAGACAAAGGTTATTTCGTACAGCACATTTCTACTGGAACATTTGATGCAGCCTTCGTTGATAATCGATTAATGATAGGTAATGTGCTGGAAGTAAATCCTTCTTCAATTACTTTAGTTCACAATCATCCGAGTGGAAATTTAAAAGTTTCCAAGGCAGATATTGACTGTATCAGAAAATTGAGAGCAGCATTGGATGATTCAGATATAATCGTAAACGATGGTGTAATAATTAATTTGAGAAGCGGACAGTATGTAGTTTTCAATGAAATTTTCGAAGATAAAATGGCAATGAAATCCAATCCAAATGCCTTTCAGGAAATTCAGCCTTATTCATTTAGTAAACAGGTTTTAGTTGAAAATTATCAGCCGGAAAAAATAACAAGTTCGGCAGATATTGCCAAATTTATTACATCCCAAAAGTTTGGAGTATCAGATAAAACCGAAATGTTGATCATTAATAATCAATTAAATATTGTTGGGAAATTTATAATGCCTCCTGAAAATCAAGTTGGTTTTATTATAGGCAAAGTGGCAAAGTTTGGTGGAAATAAATGCATTCTTTATGGTAATAATATCACGCCGGAAGAGGTAAATAAATATAATGAAAAACTTCAATTTTCAAATATTGAGATTTTAGATGGGCTTAAATTTAAAAGCGAAAATGGTAGAAAAATGTATGATTCTTTTGCAGATAGTGGCTTAATAAACAGTGTTTCAAATAAGTTGGGTACTACAAATGAAGCCGAAGTAAAATACACGAGTAAACCAGAAGAGATAAAACTTTCCTTGCTTGATAAAATTAAGATACCGAAAAGCGAAGCCTATAAAGGTTTTGTTAAAGAATTGAAAGAATCAAGTCCAGAATTTTTCTTTCGAGATGGCGAGAGAGTTTTCACCGCACAAGAAAAGAAATTTCAACTTTATTATAGCCAAAATCAAAAGAAGATCTTGAGCGAAGATCCATTTAGATTGTCTGAATTATCAAGTGACGATTCTTTAACGAAATCATTTTCAATTAAAACAATTCCCGAGGTTTTAAAAAATTTAAAGAATATTTCATTTTCTGAAAATCAAACCTACACTTTAACAGAAGGAAAGGGAATGAAGAAATTTTTTATTTCATCGCCAGAAGATTTAAAAAGTGCGATTGATTTTCTTTCTAATAGACAATCGACAATACATATTACAATTAACAATAACAATTTAAAATCAGAAATTATGGAAAACAAAGAATTTGACCAGGTAGATTATTTACAAAACCAATTAAAATATTTAGGTTTTGGTGAAAGTGAAAAATTTCACAAGGATTTAAAAGCAGGAATAGACTCTGTGGAAAATCAATTTGAACTTAAGACCAGTTCAGATAGAGCGTCGCTCGGAAATGAAGTGGATTTTACTTTAAAATTTAACAAAACAGAAAGTGGCGGTGTATTTCTAAATTCCTACAAAGCAGTTTTGAATAATGATAAGGGTGAAGAAATCTCACAGAATTTCAAGGTGAATAGAGAGAATACATTTACAGCAAAAGAAGCGGTAAATCTGTTAGAAGGAAGATCGGTAAAAATTGAATTTACCAATCCGAAAACAGAACAATTAGAACCGGCTTTTGTAAAACTAAATTTTGCGGAGCCTAAATCTGAAAACGGTAATTATAATTTTCAAAATTTCTACAAAAATTATGGAGTAGATACCGATCAAATCGTAGAGAAATCTAATCTGATCTTCGATAAACCCGAATATAGAGAAAGCACTATAAAATCTTTGGAAAAAGGAAACGTGGTGAAAGTCAAATTTGAAATAGATGATAATGTTGTGGAAGGCAAAGCTGTGCTTAATCCTCAATATAAAAATTTAAGCATTTACGATAATGAGATGAACCGCATAAATACAAATAAACCTCTGGAAGGTTTGGAGAACGATAATAAGCACGATAAAGGCAACGTGAAAGAGCAAAGTATTAAGAGATAA
- a CDS encoding M23 family metallopeptidase, translating into MKLKISILVLTVLFSQMMNAQFNTFTRTVVNKDIPATENQNVLRKQNTEITKEGKKNGFMNIFKTTSKAELKREIDSLKSIMMKNNSSKLKDQKFDFKRIEDSLVLILKANAHLKNDLKSVKTFSFIDDNEQNLVSKIHMPLKNGISVTSPYGTRTHPIFGGRKLHNGADLKANYEKVYSVMDGIVTASGWDPKGGGNYIKVKHSNSFVTAYMHLSEIYYKVGEFVKAGFTIAKSGNSGNSTGPHLHFSVIENGNYINPIRFLNDLIKANNLIAQNYAN; encoded by the coding sequence ATGAAGTTAAAAATTTCAATTCTTGTACTAACAGTCCTTTTTAGCCAAATGATGAATGCGCAATTCAACACATTTACGCGCACTGTTGTTAATAAGGATATTCCCGCAACGGAAAATCAAAATGTATTAAGAAAACAAAATACAGAAATTACAAAAGAGGGAAAGAAAAACGGTTTTATGAATATCTTTAAAACTACATCAAAGGCAGAATTAAAACGAGAAATTGATTCTCTAAAATCAATAATGATGAAAAATAATTCATCAAAACTTAAAGATCAGAAATTTGATTTTAAAAGGATTGAAGATTCATTAGTACTCATTCTAAAAGCGAATGCGCATTTGAAAAATGATTTAAAATCGGTTAAGACTTTTAGTTTTATAGATGATAATGAGCAGAATTTAGTTTCCAAAATCCACATGCCATTAAAAAATGGAATCTCTGTGACATCGCCTTATGGAACCCGAACTCATCCGATTTTTGGCGGAAGAAAACTTCATAACGGAGCGGATTTAAAAGCAAATTACGAAAAGGTTTACTCTGTAATGGATGGCATAGTAACCGCTTCAGGGTGGGATCCGAAAGGTGGAGGAAATTATATAAAAGTTAAACATTCAAATTCTTTTGTAACGGCCTACATGCACCTTTCTGAAATATATTATAAGGTGGGAGAATTTGTAAAAGCAGGATTTACCATTGCAAAAAGCGGTAATTCTGGTAACTCTACTGGTCCACATTTACATTTTTCTGTGATTGAAAATGGCAACTATATCAATCCAATACGGTTTCTGAACGATTTAATTAAAGCAAATAATCTAATAGCACAAAATTATGCAAACTAA
- a CDS encoding type IV secretion system DNA-binding domain-containing protein produces the protein MQEQQNQIKIYSFFQKMVYFIVLLDCASLFFLTAKIPFVTDLLTKFSKMGLFYPPLNAKFCTIVLIALVAIGTRAKKKIDLNIGKQIILPIIIGLALMFGSLLIVSEAGNNSLPKIFPPLNFFQIIYTLLSFLGALVAQVGADNISKLMQQKMGKDRWNIEEESFAQNTELVNTDTSVNIPYLFRFNKKTNKGWININPFRGTMVIGTPGSGKSFGVINPAIRQMIDKGFCLCIYDFKFPDLAKIAYYHYLLKKNRDPDYHHEFHVINLNEVEKSKRVNPFKKEYIQTLAEAQEMAESMVSSLQKGGSSSGGGSEAFFTQSAINFLSSSIYFFARFENGKYSDLPHILSFMNRSYKDIFDTLFSNEEIYSLLSPFKTAYDNKAFDQLEGQVGTLKIFLSRLATKESFWVFSGDEVELKITDKENPSIVILASDPGTQDINSALYSSVLNRTLRLINSKGNLPGGIIADEFPTIYIHKIDNVVATARSNKIAVILGLQEIPQLRQFYKKEVADTISAIVGNIISGSARDKNTLDWMEKMFGKIKQKSYSQSISQTGTSTSINEKMDFMIPAGKIAALKTGEMVGMIAQGEENNTEEYKTSAISGKINLDMSAIKKEEDNYLRMPDYYSFLDKKGNDRKEEVLMTNFRKINMEVELIVNETAKA, from the coding sequence ATGCAAGAACAACAGAATCAAATTAAGATCTACAGTTTTTTCCAGAAGATGGTTTACTTCATCGTTTTGTTGGACTGTGCATCGTTGTTTTTTCTAACCGCTAAAATTCCATTTGTAACAGATTTGCTTACCAAGTTTTCAAAGATGGGTTTATTTTACCCACCTTTAAATGCAAAGTTTTGCACGATAGTTTTAATAGCATTGGTTGCAATTGGAACGAGAGCAAAAAAGAAAATTGATCTTAATATTGGAAAGCAGATCATTTTACCAATAATTATTGGTTTAGCCTTAATGTTTGGTTCCCTTCTAATTGTTTCAGAAGCAGGCAATAATAGTTTGCCGAAAATATTTCCACCTTTAAATTTCTTTCAAATTATTTACACGCTACTATCATTTTTAGGAGCATTGGTAGCGCAGGTTGGTGCAGATAATATTTCAAAATTGATGCAGCAGAAAATGGGGAAAGATCGGTGGAATATTGAGGAGGAAAGTTTTGCGCAAAATACGGAGTTGGTCAATACGGATACTTCTGTAAATATTCCATATCTCTTCAGGTTTAATAAAAAAACCAATAAAGGTTGGATTAATATTAATCCATTTAGAGGAACAATGGTTATTGGAACGCCAGGATCTGGAAAATCTTTTGGAGTGATTAATCCAGCAATCCGACAGATGATCGATAAAGGGTTTTGTCTCTGTATTTACGATTTCAAGTTTCCCGATTTAGCCAAAATCGCATACTATCATTATTTACTAAAAAAGAACAGAGATCCGGACTATCATCACGAATTCCACGTCATCAATTTAAATGAGGTTGAAAAATCAAAAAGGGTAAATCCATTTAAAAAAGAATATATCCAAACATTGGCAGAAGCACAGGAAATGGCAGAATCGATGGTTTCCTCGCTTCAAAAAGGAGGTTCAAGTTCGGGAGGTGGATCGGAAGCATTTTTCACGCAGTCTGCTATCAACTTTCTCTCTTCGAGTATTTATTTTTTTGCGCGCTTTGAGAATGGCAAATATTCTGACTTGCCACACATTCTTTCATTTATGAACAGGAGTTATAAAGATATTTTTGATACACTTTTTTCAAATGAAGAAATTTACTCATTGCTTTCGCCATTTAAAACGGCTTACGATAATAAAGCATTTGATCAGTTAGAAGGACAGGTAGGAACTTTAAAAATATTTCTTTCCAGACTGGCAACAAAAGAAAGTTTTTGGGTTTTTTCTGGTGATGAAGTTGAATTAAAAATCACAGATAAAGAAAATCCTTCCATTGTCATTTTGGCTTCAGATCCAGGAACGCAGGATATTAATTCCGCACTTTATTCTTCAGTTTTAAACCGAACGTTGAGGCTGATCAATTCAAAAGGTAATTTACCGGGTGGAATTATAGCAGATGAGTTTCCAACTATATATATCCACAAGATCGACAATGTAGTCGCAACAGCCAGAAGTAATAAGATCGCTGTGATTTTAGGTCTGCAAGAAATTCCACAACTGCGACAGTTTTATAAGAAAGAAGTAGCAGATACTATTTCAGCAATCGTGGGAAATATAATTTCAGGTTCTGCCAGAGATAAAAATACTTTGGATTGGATGGAGAAAATGTTCGGCAAAATAAAACAGAAAAGTTATTCGCAATCTATTTCCCAAACCGGCACTTCAACAAGCATCAATGAAAAAATGGATTTTATGATTCCTGCAGGAAAAATTGCAGCATTAAAAACTGGAGAAATGGTTGGAATGATCGCACAAGGAGAAGAAAATAATACTGAAGAATATAAAACTTCTGCGATCAGCGGAAAGATTAATCTTGATATGAGCGCTATCAAAAAAGAAGAAGACAATTATTTAAGGATGCCCGACTATTACTCATTTCTAGATAAGAAAGGAAATGATAGAAAGGAAGAAGTCCTAATGACAAACTTCAGAAAAATAAATATGGAAGTAGAATTAATAGTTAATGAAACTGCAAAAGCATAA